In Scatophagus argus isolate fScaArg1 chromosome 3, fScaArg1.pri, whole genome shotgun sequence, one genomic interval encodes:
- the sdhb gene encoding succinate dehydrogenase [ubiquinone] iron-sulfur subunit, mitochondrial — protein MSVASFTSLSRCGVLAFRSPAGLVAVRCAQTAAAPAAQPRIKKFQVYRWDPDTPGDKPRMQTYDIDLNTCGPMVLDALIKIKNEIDSTLTFRRSCREGICGSCAMNINGGNTLACLNKIDTNTSKPTKIYPLPHMYVVKDLVPDMSNFYAQYKSIEPYLKKKDESSEGKEQYLQSVQDRQKLDGLYECILCACCSTSCPSYWWNGDKYLGPAVLMQAYRWMIDSRDDFTEERLSKLQDPFSLYRCHTIMNCTKTCPKGLNPGKAIAEIKKMMATYKEKKAAAV, from the exons ATGTCGGTTGCTAGCTTCACGTCCTTGAGCCGCTGTGGTGTTTTAGCATTCCGCTCCCCCGCAGGACTGGTG GCGGTTCGGTGTGCCCAGACAGCAGCGGCTCCAGCAGCGCAGCCCAGAATAAAGAAGTTCCAGGTGTACAGATGGGACCCAGACACCCCAGGAGACAAACCCCGCATGCAGACCTACGACATCGACCTCAACAC cTGTGGCCCAATGGTACTCGATGCGCTGATCAAGATAAAAAATGAGATTGACTCCACTCTGACCTTCCGCCGCTCCTGCAGAGAAG GTATTTGTGGATCCTGTGCGATGAACATTAATGGAGGAAACACTCTTGCGTGTCTGAACAAGATTGACACCAACACCAGCAAACCAACTAAGATTTACCCTCTGCCACACATGTATGTGGTGAAGGACCTGGTACCT GACATGAGTAACTTCTATGCCCAGTACAAGTCTATTGAGCCCTACCTGAAGAAAAAGGATGAGTCAAGCGAAGGGAAGGAGCAGTACCTGCAGTCTGTGCAGGACCGACAGAAACTG GATGGGCTGTATGAATGCATCCTGTGTGCCTGCTGCAGTACGAGCTGCCCCAGCTACTGGTGGAACGGGGACAAATACCTCGGGCCTGCTGTGCtgatgcag GCGTATCGTTGGATGATTGACTCGCGAGACGATTTCACAGAGGAGCGCCTCTCCAAGCTGCAGGATCCTTTCTCCCTCTATCGCTGCCACACTATCATGAACTGCACTAAGACCTGCCCCAAG GGGCTGAACCCCGGAAAAGCGATAGCTGAGATCAAGAAGATGATGGCTACGTACAAGGAGAAGAAGGCCGCTGCTGTGTGA
- the mrpl20 gene encoding 39S ribosomal protein L20, mitochondrial, producing the protein MVFLTLPCWIRSRGPDRYWKVQDLLKHARHFRGRKNRCYSLAVRAVTRAFVYATKARRLKKRNMRTLWITRIAAASREHGLKYPALIHNLTKSSVQLNRRVISDLAVTEPRSFLSLTKLAQARQQEGLRAALGDGKEPAGVFSRVVLLQ; encoded by the exons ATGGTATTCCTGACGTTGCCTTGTTGGATCAGAAGCCGTGGACCTGACAGATACTGGAAAGTTCAAGATCTCCTCAAGCATGCACGG CACTTCAGAGGCAGAAAGAACCGCTGCTACAGTCTGGCTGTGCGGGCTGTCACAAGGGCTTTCGTCTACGCCACTAAAGCTCGGAGGTTAAAGAAACGTAACATGCGGACG CTGTGGATTACGCGCATTGCAGCAGCATCACGAGAGCACGGCTTGAAGTATCCCGCTCTTATACACAATCTCACCAAG AGCAGCGTTCAGCTCAACCGACGTGTCATCAGTGACCTGGCCGTCACTGAACCTCGGTCATTCCTCTCACTCACAAAACTGGCACAGGCTCGACAACAGGAAGGACTCCGAGCGGCGTTGGGTGACGGCAAAGAGCCTGCTGGTGTCTTCTCCCGTGTTGTTTTGCTACAGTGA